The genomic interval AGCCGGGAATGGTGAAGATCTGTTCTGTCAGGACGGCCCCTGCGATCAGTTCGCCAAACAGCAGGGCGATCAGGGTCACCACCGGGGTCAGCGCATTGCGGAAGGCGTGGCGCAGGATCACGCGGCGCTCGGCAAGGCCCTTGGCGCGGGCGGTACGCACATAATCCTGCCGCATTACCCCCAGCATGGCCGAGCGCGTATGCCGCATCAGTGAGGCGGCCAGCCCGGTGCCCAGAACGAAGGCGGGCATGAGCATGGTGCGCAGCGATTGAACAGGATCCTCGGTCAGCGGTACATAGCCAGAAGCGGGCAGAAGCTGCCACTTTACCGAGACCAGCAGGATCAGCATGATCCCAAGCCAGAAGTTCGGAATGGACAGGCCGGACAGCGCGACGACATTCGCGGCGTAATCTGTGGCCGTGCCTTTGCGCACGGCCGACAGGATCCCCGCGGGAATGCCGATCACGATGGCGAAGATCATCGACATCACGGCAAGCTGAATGGTGACGGGCAGTTTTGACAGGATCATGTCGCTGACCGGAAGCCCCGTGCGGATCGAAACGCCCAGATCACCCTGAACGACGCCCTTGGCCCAAAGCAGATATTGCATCCAGACCGGCTTGTTGAGGTTATAGAGTTCGCGCAGCCGGTCCAGAGTCTCGGGGTCGCGATCCTCTCCGGCCAGGGCCAGAACGGGATCGCCGGGCAGCATCTTTTGCAGCGTGAAGACGAAGACCGAGATCAGGATCAGCGTCGGGATCGAGATCAGCAAGCGTCGTGCCAGATATGAAAGCATGGTCCCCCCAAGGGATCGTCAGACAGGGTGCCGGGCGACGAGATGCCGCCCGGCCCGGTTCGCGGATCACTGCTTCAGTTCGATATTTTCCAGTCGGATCATGCCGTCCGAATATGCGGTGAAGCCCGCCACCTTGTCCGAGACGCCGTAAAGCCAGGCCTCGTTGTAAAGGTAGAACAGCGGCTGTTCCTCGTTCAGGATCACATTGGCCTCGTGATAAAGTGCCTTGCGCTTTTCCACATCGCTCTCGGCGCGGGCTTCGGCCAGGATCCTGTCGATCTCGGCGTTGGAATAGCCGCCATCGTTGAACCCGCCGCCGGTCGAGACAAAGCCGGTGATATTGCCGTCAGGGTCGATCCGTCCCGACCAGCCGACCTGGCTGGCCTGGAAGTCGCCCGATTTCTGATCGGTCAGCATGGTCGCGAATTCCTTCGCGCTCAGGCTGATATTGATCCCGGCCTCGGCCGCCATCGCCTGGATCATCTGAACGACCTGCTGGCTTTCCGGCCGGTTGGGAAACTGCAGCTCCAACTCAAGCGGGGTCGAGACACCTGCCTCGGCAATCAGAGCCTTTGCCTTTTCGATGTCGCGGGCCGGTACCGGGAAGGCCGGGTCGAAATAGGGGCTTGCGGTCGATACGAACTGGCTGGCCGGAGCGTTCAGCCCGGCAAAGACGACCTGGTTGATCGCCGCGCGGTCGATGCTCAGCGACAGCGCATCGCGCAGGCGGGCGTCCTTGCCGAAGGGATTATCCGCTTTGGCGCCGTTCATGATGTTGAAGGTAATGCCCTGATAGCCCAACCCTTCCGCCTTGGCAAAGACGAGGTTCCCGGCATTTTCAACGGTTTGAGCATCCGTCGCGGCCAGACGGTTGATCAGATCCAGATCGCCCGATTGCAGATTGGCCAGTCTTACGGTGCTGTCGGGGATCGGCAGATAGGTCACGCGATCAATCTTGATCGCATCGGCATTCCAATAATCGCCGAATTTCTCCAGCTCTATCTT from Paracoccus fistulariae carries:
- a CDS encoding ABC transporter permease translates to MLSYLARRLLISIPTLILISVFVFTLQKMLPGDPVLALAGEDRDPETLDRLRELYNLNKPVWMQYLLWAKGVVQGDLGVSIRTGLPVSDMILSKLPVTIQLAVMSMIFAIVIGIPAGILSAVRKGTATDYAANVVALSGLSIPNFWLGIMLILLVSVKWQLLPASGYVPLTEDPVQSLRTMLMPAFVLGTGLAASLMRHTRSAMLGVMRQDYVRTARAKGLAERRVILRHAFRNALTPVVTLIALLFGELIAGAVLTEQIFTIPGFGKMVVDAVFSRDYAVVQAVVLVTAIGFILMNLVADAANVLLNPRLRLS
- a CDS encoding ABC transporter substrate-binding protein, with product MKLTQTVLLAALLSSSALAAQAQTLRIGLESDPDALDPDRSRTFVGRIVFTALCDKLIDVGADLSLIPQLATEWSFSEDGKALDMTLREGVVFHDGTPFDAAAVKANIERSKTLDDSVRKTELSSVESVEVLDATHVRLNLSAPDAPLLAQLADRAGIMLSPSSFDSDVAANPVCSGPFKFVSRVAQDKIELEKFGDYWNADAIKIDRVTYLPIPDSTVRLANLQSGDLDLINRLAATDAQTVENAGNLVFAKAEGLGYQGITFNIMNGAKADNPFGKDARLRDALSLSIDRAAINQVVFAGLNAPASQFVSTASPYFDPAFPVPARDIEKAKALIAEAGVSTPLELELQFPNRPESQQVVQMIQAMAAEAGINISLSAKEFATMLTDQKSGDFQASQVGWSGRIDPDGNITGFVSTGGGFNDGGYSNAEIDRILAEARAESDVEKRKALYHEANVILNEEQPLFYLYNEAWLYGVSDKVAGFTAYSDGMIRLENIELKQ